From the genome of Capsicum annuum cultivar UCD-10X-F1 chromosome 4, UCD10Xv1.1, whole genome shotgun sequence:
TGTAGCGACTAGTTGTAGTATTGAGAAGTACCAACGACTGAAAATAGGAATGTAATGCTCGTAACTGAAAATATAGACTagaaaacatgaacaaaacaTAAAGAGAAAAACGACATTGACATTGACAACTTGCAATAGTGAAGAAAGTTTACAAGAGCAACACACCaagttaaggaaaaaaaaaacaacaaaagtgcTCTGTCAGTCAAATCCCCCACAATCTCTGTACATATTGAAGAAACAAAACATCAACCTAATAATGTTCGTTAGTACTACTAACAATCAGAGAATTTTTTCAACCTAGTGATGACCGACGAAAACTAAAACTCATCGCCACCATTTACTACTCACAAAAAGCAGTAAAACAACACAGAAAATTACAATGAAAAAACGGTTAAAAGGGCAGCTCAGTTCGATATACTAAAGCTTTCATTACGCGCGGCTTCTTATTGGGGAATGAAAAACAGTTAAAAAAGTAAATCTTGAGAAGGACACAATTCTTTCCTAAGCTTCTGAGAAAAAAGCCTGCAGGCATCAATGCTGAGATCAATAGCAGCTGACAAAGCCACGAATGCCGCTGCATCCTCCGTGCAGTTCACATGCTGTACGCTAACTTCCACTGTTGGTTTACTGCACTCACCTTCCACATTAGCTGACATTACAAACCCTCGATACATACAACAAGGCCAAAGTCCATACCCGAAATCACCACTCCCTCTCGGGCTACACGCCGGTGAGGCAGCGGTAACAGGTGTCGATTTCCCATTGGTTGATACACTCGTTCCGAGGTCGATCACGAATTTTCCGCCTTTGTTACAGCTTAGGGTTGATTCAGCCAAGACTATTCCAGCTGCGGCTGTGTCTGGGATGAGTTCGAACCTGTACCCGAGGCCGTCTGCCGAGCCACGTTCGCGCCAGGCCTCGAGTCTACCCCATGGTTTCCATGTTCCGTCCCCTGGACGGAGAATTAGCCAACAGCCAGGGTTGGACCGGCTTACTCGGTCTGATCCTGGCGAGGCTACGAATGGTGTAACCATCGACGCAGCAGCGACTGGTGAACCAGAGAGATCGTGGACTGTAATTGACCATCCTTTTCGTTCCTTCCCTGGTCGTTCCCTTTCGCTTCCGAACGAACTTAACCATCCTCGTGAACTACTATGCTCCAATGGCAAAGACCTGAAAAATGTAATTCAAAAATCGTGAGGAAAAAGTGTAACGAAGCGTAATAGAAAAGGGAGAAAAAGTTGAGTATCTTTGCTTAAAACATGAACTATGTGTTTGTTGTAGATTTTTCCCAACTAATTACTGACATTGGAAGCTACTTTTTGAAGCTTTAATTAGGAAGTCGTAACAATCTGAGTATACTTTTCACTTGAATACTGAAGAATTCAGAACGTTTATGCGGCAAATGTAGTGTGTGAGTGAGCCCTAA
Proteins encoded in this window:
- the LOC107867304 gene encoding uncharacterized protein LOC107867304; the protein is MDPCPFVRLSVCNLALKIPVASKPARSVVHPSSSPCFCKIKLKNFPLQTAVVPCILPESQFPESHAASFHLSKSDLEKLVAKSLFGGGKLYLKISIYTGRRGSTCGVNSGRLLGKVDVPLDLAGSESRSVLFHNGWIVIGKEAKSSSAQFHLSVKAEPDPRFVFQFDGEPECSPQVFQIQGNIRQPVFTCKFSFRTTGDRNQRSRSLPLEHSSSRGWLSSFGSERERPGKERKGWSITVHDLSGSPVAAASMVTPFVASPGSDRVSRSNPGCWLILRPGDGTWKPWGRLEAWRERGSADGLGYRFELIPDTAAAGIVLAESTLSCNKGGKFVIDLGTSVSTNGKSTPVTAASPACSPRGSGDFGYGLWPCCMYRGFVMSANVEGECSKPTVEVSVQHVNCTEDAAAFVALSAAIDLSIDACRLFSQKLRKELCPSQDLLF